The sequence atatatataacttatataaatatatattatttatatatataatttatatatatatatataatttatatatatatataattcatatatatatatatatatatatatatatatatatatatatatatatatatatatatttcctttctttcacGCATAaggaggagaggagtagtcatatcctgatgagaggTTGCAGCCCGAGATTTACATGCAGAAACAACGTTCTCCCACAAATTGTCAAACCAACGGggtgtagttaagaaagggggatggctgtgaagggttgaaactgtgtggccatatctaaatatctagacgtcgTTTTTGACGTCTCGgcttcactatactcaattttttttaatgaggtgcctttgcactgactcgcagcggtgcccttttagctcgtaaaattttcctgctatctgattggttagaattatcttgcccaaccaatcaccgatcaggaaacttttccgagctaaaagggcgcccctgtaagtcggtgcaaatctgcctcgctaaaaaagaattgactatagtagggcTAGGAAACAGCTGAAATAAAGCGAAAAAAAAAGAACGCCAGAATGAAAACCGTATAATCCTTACCAGAAGCAGATTCCCGAGATGTGCGTATTCTACAGCAAAGACCCCACCGGACGCCCCAGCCAAGTAGGTCTTCGGGGATGTGATGGAATGGGCTAGGGCTCCGAAGAAGACTCCGGATAGGTAAATGAATCCTACCCTCCACCATCCATGGACCATTTCGAGAATCACTCCCAGGATCGTTTGGACAATCAGGTTGTTGATTATATGCATGTAACTGGAATATAAATGGGGGGTTAGATGTGCATGCCTTGAGGATAGTTGGGTCTGCCCCATTATTTCGCCCTCCtgttatatttaattttcaaaacgCTTTTGccttctccctctttctctcctaCCCACTACTATCCTCATATCTATTCTATACTGACTGACTTAATGTTTGATTTATGGTTTCAAACTGTAGTTGACAGGAATGGTAATTACTGAATAAACAGTATGTAAATACAGCATGTAACTAGTCTGAAGATAATACAGAAAACTATGTGTTTGTTATGTACATAATTAGTTTACATGCCTGAATGTATGCACGTGTGCATGTGGTAGAGAGAAAGAATGAATCTTAATGCATAGAATGAGTATGTGCCAGTTAATAAAAAGGAATACCCGAACATTCGATCCTTATGCATACATGCATTGAGAATGACACTGTACGTACATACTTGCATAAGCGCTTGTAACAGCCGAACGACTTACCCTGAATGGATGAGAGCGTAAGAGATGTATCGCCAAGCTTCGTATCGCCTGAAGGGGTTGTAAATGAGAGGGGAATAGGTGGGGGCTGGCCCGGAAACGCCCATGGGCAGACCCATATCCACCAAATAGTAAGTGAAAACCACGACCTGTTTGATGACGAAAAGTAAGTTAAACAAAGTCGGAATTCTCTTCTTGCTTCTGTgtttttcaagtattattattattattattattattattattattattattattattattattaagctacgaccctagttggaaaagcaggatgctataaacccaagtgctccagcagggaaaaatagcccagtgaggaaaccaagtaaagaaattaataaactacaagaaaaacaaTGAGCAATTAATATAATAGTTTGTTagctagtaggttggctagggcaccagccactcgttcaggtactactgctagagagttaaggggtcctttgactggccagacagtactaaattggatcattctctctggttaggttcactttccctttgccagcacatacaccgaatagtctggcctattctttacacattctcctctgtcctcatacacctgacaacaatgagtttaccaaacaattcttttttaccaaaggggttaactactacattgtaattgttcagtggttactttcctcttggtaagggtaaaagagactttggctatagtaagcagctcttctaggtgaaggacactccaaatcaaaccattgttctctagtcttgggtagtgccataacctctttaccgtggtcttccactgtattgagttagagttctcttgcttgagggtacactcgagcacactggtctatctaatttctcatcacTTTGTTTTGTTAAGATTGTTATAGTTCATatagcaaaaatttattttaatgttacacttcttaaaatactttattttgtccttgtttcctttcctcactgggctattttttcctgttgaggcccatgggcttatagcatcctgcttttccaactatggttgtagcttagtaagtaagtaaataataataataataataataataataataataataataataataataatttaagaactgcaacaacattaaaataggtttctcaaatataaactataggAACTTCTGTCAGCCAAAACAACTTGAAAatattcgctgaaagtttgaacttttgacgttccacTGCCTAACATCTCTTAAAAGGCGAATTTATACCTGCCCTAATGCTTACCTCAATAATCATGGCACTGATCATGAATAAGGGCGGTGGACAGCATGTATACTCCTGCAGATACGCTCTCTTCTTCAGCGTCCTTTCACTTCGAGGGACGACACTCAAGGCTGCCTTGTTGAATGTATGTCGAGCCAACGAGTATTCTTCGACTGAATCTTTCTGTGAGGACAAGAGACATTTGTGAGGGAGTTCAGTATtattgaaatacaataaaactgattTCATATTGGTTTATATCATAAACAATTtaattgctgtggtgaataatatTTTTACTAACAAACTGTAATCTGGGGAAGTTCTAATGGAAGTAAAGACGAGAATTACAGCAGTAGGGCTACTACATAATTACAGCAATAGACTTACTACATAAGTTTGCTAATATAACTTTACATATTGAATAATTAaagattacttaaaaaaaaagactCAACTAACGAGATGTAAAAACTCGTCGTATTCAATGTGTCCGTCGTGGTTTGTGTCTGCCTTCTGCAGGAGCTGAATAACGAGGGCATTGGACATCCCATCGGCTTCATCTGAGAACAGGATCTTTTCCTTAACGGTGCCCAGAGGTATCCTTTGGGCCTTTTGTGGGTCATGGTTGTCCCAGAATTCTTCGGCTATCTGAAATGGTAAGAATTGTAATTGAGAAATAGCATTAAAAGGTAAATTATCTGGTACGTACTTATAGGAAGTCTGTATACGGTGGCTTTTTGTTTACAAAGGACAGTAGATGACAAAACCTCTGGATTGGGGGTTAAAGGCTTTTAAAGATTAAACTGACCTTAGAAAAAAAGATTGTATTTTCAGATCTAGGCTACACCTACAATAAACAGAGCTCAGgggataaagaaaaatattagaaactTTCCAGTAAGTTCAACAACCAAACAGTAGTTCTCATTTTATACTTCCGATTGActcagaaatttgtttttattacaaACACTTGTTGACATGCTCAACACTAGAATAATATTTAGACCTCTAGAAAATTTAGCCATcgaaatatctattaatatattgATCGGTTCAAGACTGATCTCTGGGAAGGGTGAGACTACCAAGCAGCTTCAGGGGCAAGCCAAAGTGCAGTCTATTCGACATAAGTTATATCCTTTTCAGACTTCAGTAATTTGGTAAAATATACTGGAACTTCTGTGTTTGATTAGTGCTAGGGCAATAAGCTTAACCCAAGTTTATCTAAGATGTTCGATGAGAATTTGTGAAAGCGTCCCATGTCTGCCTAAGGTGGAGTCCTGGTTGGACAAACTAAGGCCTATAGGACTAAGGATGAATGTTCAGGGAGGGTTAGGTTAGGATGTTCATTGATTTTCCGTATTTCATTTGTTTTCGTGGTTCCTCAGAAGAAATATAGGCTACTTCCCTTTGTGATCCCCCATTATTGTTGAAAACTACTGACATGATTGAAATGGAGATAAGAATCGTTCGAAACACACAAAAATGTAGAAAATCATATTTTAAACAATATTATACAGTTTTAACCGGATTTTAAAAATTTACCGATTTTTAAAGCCAGAAGAATTGgtatatataaaagggattttgacgaaggaaaaatctatttctgggctaaACCTGTGTCgctcagtgaaatgctccttaaagcaccatttctaaggtataaatactgctaaatatactagagaaaaaagTTGTATGGAATGCCAGGAACATACCCAGCTCGTTCACCCTTATAGAGTGTCGGTATAATGACTGGGGtgtgtgaaaccactaccagaggtcccttaccaaatagacttctccctcctcaacatcccccgttactacgaggtgtcgttatAAATTATTAGGAAAATTTTGGATAGATAAAGAAATAGAAACTACAACGTTAAACACTACTTACGTCATTTAGATGTACGACGCTGTACCGCCTTTTAAAACCCCTGCTTGACGCAGATCGAATTGACATCCTGTTGAATGTTCTTGCCGATCCTATTCTATATTTCGTCAAGTGTCCGTTCAGTCCTGCAGACGATTCACTCAGTCACACTCAGGTGGGTCCTGTTAACGCCTTTATGTAGTGCATAATATCACCTATTCCTTATGGTTGACTTTCCAGTGTGACCTCCTCGCATGAAGATCTGAGATAGTGCACTGTGTAGTCAGTTATCGCTGTATCCTTTCTgaacaacaacaaaattattatttaatgCTAATCCGGAATTATTTGTAATGGAAAACCTAAAGAAAAGCATAAATAAAGAAATCCTTCATTCAAAGAAATTTTGTCTAAAGTTAATAgttgaataagttttttttatcatttctctagGTTATGATATAGGTTATCATCCTTACGAATCTTACCATCCAATAAAGAAACACAAATACCGGTAAATATTAATTCGATTACCCTATCATTAAGTCCGACTTAATAAATGAATGACGTTATTATACTTTTTCAGGGTATGGTAAATGATCTAAACTAAATGGTGACGGAATTgcatccgttattattattattattattattattattattattattattattattattattattattgctgttaactaagctataaccctagttggaaaagaaggatgttattagccctagggctccaacaaggaaaatagcccagcgaggagaggaaataaggtttAAAGGTGGAGCTCTCCGGAGGCAAACTCCCTCATAAATTAAAGATACTTTTAGTAATCTATGTCAGGTTGACTtgtacattcgggcatactattctatcttatttctcttcctcttatgttaaaatttttatagtttatataggagatgtttatcttaatgatactgttcttcaggcattttatttttccttgtttcctttcctcactgggctattttccctgttggaggccttgggcttatagcattacgctttgcccactagggttgtagcttagcaattaataataatagtaataataataataataataataataataataataataataataataataataatgggttgcgTATGTGGCAAGTTTTGTTAATTGGAACCCATGGTCTGCTCACGTTCTCGGACATAGAAAGTCTAGTTTGTGTAGTGACAAAAGTATCAATGGTTGTTTTTAATTGTTCGGTGTTCAAACTAACGGCTGTATCTTAACCTTTCCCTTGCTTTTGTATTTTACGCACGCAATGTGAATCTATTTAGTTTCTTTAATTCCGTCACATACTATCTGTAAAAGCTGACCTCATGTTAATTTTACCCGCAACACAATGCTCTTTTATATTCGCCCACTGCGTTTTTTGATGTCGCCGCCTTTATCAGTTCAGAGTGATTTTACGATATCTTTCCGCGTGGGCCTCAATGTGACTCATTATTGTCCAATATCAAGGATCTTACGCCGTTGAAATAGTTTTGTGAAATTGCTGTCTTTTTATATAATGACCCCTCCACACTTGGTGTTCGTTCATCATCGCGACACATTTGCATTAAGCTACTTATATTGCTGTGGT comes from Palaemon carinicauda isolate YSFRI2023 chromosome 19, ASM3689809v2, whole genome shotgun sequence and encodes:
- the LOC137658519 gene encoding rhomboid-related protein 2-like, producing MSIRSASSRGFKRRYSVVHLNDIAEEFWDNHDPQKAQRIPLGTVKEKILFSDEADGMSNALVIQLLQKADTNHDGHIEYDEFLHLKDSVEEYSLARHTFNKAALSVVPRSERTLKKRAYLQEYTCCPPPLFMISAMIIEVVVFTYYLVDMGLPMGVSGPAPTYSPLIYNPFRRYEAWRYISYALIHSGYMHIINNLIVQTILGVILEMVHGWWRVGFIYLSGVFFGALAHSITSPKTYLAGASGGVFAVEYAHLGNLLLNWSEMEYRWLQLVIILLFSGGDLSFAIYDTYFSPNPSNTGHMAHLGGAVAGILVGIYILRNLEQKRWEKYCWWVALVVFLILVGTGVVLNIALPVPEFFPYDDDSPILLAEERFRLRQV